The following are encoded together in the Bacillota bacterium genome:
- a CDS encoding DUF368 domain-containing protein translates to MGITDLIPGVSGGTVAFVLGIYDELLAAIGGILTRQWRKHVGFLLPLGVGIVAALLAFSRLIAYLLEHHFIPTRMFFLGLILGVLPMLFRRSDARRAFQAPHWTLLFVSATALAATRLLNPDPAVAPITELTAVRAAGLFLAGAGAAVAMLMPGISGSFVLLVLGAYPTAIHALATINLPLIAVIGSGVVAGLIGGSKVIRLTLHRYPAHTYAAIIGLIVGSLFVVFPGFGTAGQMLAGLVTFAAGVAIAFFFSRHEA, encoded by the coding sequence CCGGGCGTCAGCGGCGGCACGGTAGCTTTCGTGCTAGGCATCTATGACGAGCTGTTGGCGGCCATCGGCGGGATCTTGACTCGCCAGTGGCGAAAGCACGTCGGCTTTCTGCTGCCGCTGGGCGTGGGCATCGTCGCCGCCTTGCTGGCCTTCAGCCGCCTCATCGCGTACTTGCTGGAGCATCACTTCATCCCGACGAGAATGTTTTTCCTGGGACTCATCCTGGGCGTGCTGCCCATGCTCTTTCGCCGCTCCGACGCCCGGCGCGCCTTTCAGGCCCCGCACTGGACCCTGCTCTTCGTTTCGGCGACGGCCTTGGCTGCGACGCGGCTGTTGAACCCGGACCCGGCCGTCGCGCCGATCACGGAGCTGACGGCGGTCCGGGCGGCGGGCTTGTTCCTGGCCGGCGCCGGCGCGGCCGTGGCTATGCTCATGCCGGGCATCAGCGGCTCCTTCGTCCTGCTGGTGCTAGGGGCGTACCCGACCGCCATCCACGCGCTGGCCACCATCAACCTTCCCCTCATCGCCGTCATCGGTTCGGGCGTCGTCGCCGGGCTCATCGGCGGCAGCAAGGTCATCCGGCTGACGCTGCATCGCTATCCGGCCCACACCTACGCCGCCATCATCGGCCTCATCGTCGGCTCGCTCTTCGTCGTCTTCCCCGGCTTCGGCACGGCCGGGCAGATGCTGGCGGGCCTCGTCACCTTCGCCGCCGGGGTGGCCATCGCGTTCTTCTTTAGCCGCCACGAAGCGTGA